The Bombus pascuorum chromosome 13, iyBomPasc1.1, whole genome shotgun sequence nucleotide sequence TACATACCCATCGACGTCGGCGCGACAAGGTCGTTGTTCGACTCGTCGAAACTCGCCTCCTCGCTTTCGTCGCCGTCGAAAGACCTGATGGTCGTCGTCGCGGTCGTAGTAATTACCGACGTACCGTGCGTCGCAGTGGTCACTGTCGATCCGTTTACCTCTGACATACGATCCGTACTTACGGTAATACTTTCCGTGTCAGCGACTTCCACATTTCCGCCGCTCTCGCCCACCATGTTTACGAAAAACTCCGATCTGGAGAACCTGCCGATCTCCGTCGAACCGAATGCTTGATGAAAACCAGGCAACGGTTGCTTACTGACGCTCTTCTTCTTTGATTCGAATCTTTCAGCTGATCGACGAGATTCGTGTTCTTTATCGCGTGATATACTAGATTCCTGatggttcaaaatatttagtaattattgaattatataatatttgagcCTCTCAGTGGCCTCTCACTCGTAGAAGTGAGTAGTAATTTGTCTCTTGAATATCGACTTAATATAGTTAAAATATTGACAAATAATAGAATTGATCAGTTTGACTTTTGAGAGGCTCATTTATAAAGATTGAGgggttaatattaatttagtgGAATGAATGTTATACCGTTGTTGGAACTAGATTATCCATAGACATTCTGTTATTCATGGTGCTTGGCTCCCACCTGGGGCCATCATCCTCACGACGAATCCTTATTGTGGACGCAGAGTCCATGATAGAATTTACTGAGGTTTCAAGTAATCTTGGCAtctggaaaatatttctatattaggTTTAGGTAAAAATTTCTGCGTATAACAGAATGGAACAATTCTCTGtaaaaatctagaaattaCTGCATTTCTGTGTGTCAAAGAgacaaaacaaatttctttacgttctttaatttacagtaatataatgtaaaatttttaactttggTCTCCagttaaaatttgttttccgAGCggctcatattatattttacatataaattagaaaaaagagaaacctGGTGCTCAGGGGGCGTGTACGATGCTCGTACGTTCTCGATATCGAGCTTAGTTGGATGATACATCATTCGCGGTGCTTCCTCGGAAAATTCACAGTGTCTAGGGGGCATACGATCCTGTAACAGCAGAGTATGTCGCGGCCCACGGACTCCAACGTTTCGAGGCATAGGCGGAGTgtctataaaattacattagaaaataatacattcTCCGGTAGTTTTCTAAACTTTCTattggattttatttttacttacgTGGCAGCACGCCATGACAAAATTGACCCCACGGTTCGTGTCCGTGTGAACCTGGGCTTTGAATGTTTGGGTGAAGAATGTTGCTCATCTGAGAAGGATGAGAAGTTCTGGGATGTTGATGAGCACCTTCGCCATTCTGCAATGATTTGTAGAAACTcttcaagaaaatatatcatttaaaaagaagGATTGAGAAATCTATGTAGAACATTTCTTCTAAATTTCTATGAGAgaggaaacaaaaaatgtatatcaaTATAGTttgttcattaaaatattggaaagcttctagatataaaaaatagctTTTAAGAGGTACAGGAAttctaaaatcattttatacttgataaatatctgcgataagataaataaggtcaatgtattttatcaattaGAATTCTGCAAAGCtaccaaatattaaaaacatctAACTCCTGACAaactttaaaattacataacttTTTTTCCAGATGATTCCGGAAACAATCCTCACCTGATAAGGATGCCACTTTTGACCATCAGGAAATTCGCTGTACTCCATATTCTCTTGGCGACGTAAGTCCCTTTCCCGGCTAACGTCGGTGAAATCAACCGGATATCcgttatttgaaaatgtagcACCGCATTCAGGGGCCACGGTATTGGCTACGTTGGCCACAGCCTGATTCCTCATCACGTCTTTGCATTTATCGAGGCCACGCTGATGCATCGCACCCATTACTTGCAGTCTCTCGATAGGATCAGTCACGTTGCCGTACCAATCGGTCATTCGAGGCGAATGGATCGGCTTTGGACGAGACGTCGACTGGAACCACGGTTCCGCGACTCGATCCGATTCCACGGATGAATTCATCGGCAAGTTGACTGTGGACACGCAACCAAAACGATGCTGATGATCTAGGAAACCGCCGGATGTGACTGGACCAGCGATCACGCCCGCTCGAGCGATCGCGCTCTGCAAGATCGATCGCCTGGATAGCTCGCGACTCTGTTCGCGCATCGCCTTCCGCAGCCTCGCCTCCTTCGGATTGTACACGTAATCTGTCAAACAGGTGaatgtattcaattttatttattacagaaattataattttattttatttcgcataaataaattttattatatataaattttaattcacaTGGATAGTTATTTTTTGTAagtataaatatgaaattatatgaaaagtATCGAGTACAGATATACAACATCCCATGTGAAATGATGAAATAGTAATGATAATGAATGAATACTTTTGAGTCACTCTGTATATCCTTGCCACCCGAAGAACTAGATAAGAAATGCAAATCATAAAAGATTTAGCCTCTCCCTGAATAAATGCAggttcttcatttttatttaaacaactACTGCtggaattttcaataattcacTACTATACAACTTtgtgttataaaaatactacTCCTTTGGCATTGATTCCATCATATTTTCAGTTACTTTgctataaaagaatataaaatacttttaactatatagaaatataagatatttgaAGACAGTATAAAGCAATGTTTCCACAATACTTATTGTTAGGCAGTCGTAGCTTCCACGCAGGCGCGCTAGATCTTATTATTACTGTATTTTCTAACATTCTCAACTTCAAATTTAAGACACAATACAcctaaattgaatttaatctTATCAATTTTCATCAGtactattacaaattttaatgacGCATTCATACTGACATAATTCTTCTCCAAAATACAATCTATACCTACAAGAACCACTTGAAATAATCGACAGCTCTAAAGAAATATGATAAGTGTTAAAGAAATCGTCAAGtctaaagaaatataacgaatgctttaaacgaagaataaaattggCCGTGcttgttgaaaatttctaaaacatCTACCTGTCGGATACGCAGGCGGTACAGTCCCGTTGTATCGCGCAGTAGTTTCGATCGCGCTGGAAATCGGCGACGATTCATAGCCACCGTAATCGGTGCTCGCGTTATCATAGCAAAAGTAATGTTGTTGTTGATAAAAGTGGCTCCCTGCCGCGTAAGCCTCGACGTAGTTGCAGCAGTCCATCTTTGCGACCAATGTGGTCCTTATCGCGCCGCAAAGAACGACTTCTTTACTTCCCGAAGCTTATCAGCCACGATTGCACGTTAAATCCTACCAAGTAAGCCTTGAACACATAACCAGAggcgaatttatattttccacgGATGCTTCGAACCGAGTTTCGAATTTAgtctcttttctattttcttttgtttgtttctttttttttttttttttttattatttggaagaatCGGAAAATTGgcccctttttttcttcttttttcctctttcttgtAATTTCGTTGGATCtttcttgaattttattctttcatgaTACACGTCACCGAATAGAGTTTACGTGGGAAGACCACGTAAAAAGAGGGTACATCGGGAGGCGTTCGATCGGCCTCCTGCATTCCGTCGGGAAGACCCAGCATTTTTAGTCCCGTCGCGTGTGGCGTCATTGTCGTACCCGCCGACGTTGTCCTCGTCCTCCTCGTCGTCATCGTTTACACCGACCGTAGCCACTGATCCAATTCGCGAAGACTGGCCTAGCTTACTAACTATAGCCCCGTAGATCCCGTCTCGTGGGCCACGCGACCCGTCGATTCCACACTGGATACAGTTGAATGTATCGGACAACCCGCGTCATAGTAGCTGCATCGGCCGCAAGATCGATGCTCAAagctttttctcttctttcaacGCCTCCCGCACGCCCGTTTTTCTCTTCTAGTTCGTTCGACCGCCATGCATCTCCAATTCACGTTTCTCTGTCGACAATCGATATCAGTGGTTTATTTCCGTGCTTATCGTAGACAATTCAATCCAAAGTTATTTTTGAGATCAAATTAGTTTCGTTGAACAGGAAAGTCTGTATCTATAttctgcaattttatttcttccatcaTACCATGTTTCAGCTTCTCCTTCtgtttttcataatttttatttatttatttattttttcttcgtttaatcaATCTTGATGACAATCGTATGTAAGATTCATTTCCATTTAAACAAATCAGTCTCTTCCATCCATCCACATTTTATTTACTCAACATCACTGATTGATTCaccagaaaaaaagaaaacaacaacgTACATCTAATCTCCAATGCAAAACTGCGATGTTTAACGCACTGATCGTTTTTCCATTCCAATCATTTCCTCTTTCACGATGTTTGTTTAGTCACCTCGACTAAATCTAAACGTTAGTCACTCTAGTCAGTTGTCAGCATCTATTACACGTTCGTATCGACTATatgcttcttttattttcaattgacGTTTTCCATTGTCACTTCTCTCGAGACGTCGACCACTATCCGTTAATTTCGCTTGGCTATTTACTGTCGAATCAACGGCGGTATCCAACGACCTATTTACGCGAGTGTCTCTCGCTATCTGACTGATACTCTTGTGGAAGAGGCGCGCGTGCCGCAAGCGGGAACGACAGGCCGCGCACGGGAGACCCGCGTTCCTGCCTCGCGGTGCACTTGGGTCGCACTGATTTTGCGAGCGGCAGCACCGTGCACGTCCACGAATTTACGTGTGCGTTTCGTCATCGACGAATCCGACGAAGCTCCAGAGGGATAGAGGGGAGGGCTCGGTCTAACAAGAGGGTGGCTTTTTCCCTACCCCGGAGAGGCGAGGAGCGTTCGAGCCACGAGATGAACGAAAAGAGTTCCGGCCTCCAACGTCTCTGCGGTGTGCGCAAAATATCCCAAGAAACCCCCTTTTCGCCGCCTATCGATTCGCAGAAGCTTCCTCTCGTTAATCGTTCGTCAGAGGATCCGTCTCACTTGAAATTGAACGTGTTTTTGTTCAGGAAAGAACAGTTGATCGAGGTGTCGTGTTATTCTTGCTACCATCCCTCCACTCGGCGACTATCATCGATTACCCAGAGTTCGAACTCGCCTTTTAAATGGATCGTTTGCTCCGGCTGCTGTGTGCTGGTCCATATCgcctctttttcctttccttttttttttttttttttttttttttt carries:
- the LOC132913127 gene encoding uncharacterized protein LOC132913127; this translates as MDCCNYVEAYAAGSHFYQQQHYFCYDNASTDYGGYESSPISSAIETTARYNGTVPPAYPTDYVYNPKEARLRKAMREQSRELSRRSILQSAIARAGVIAGPVTSGGFLDHQHRFGCVSTVNLPMNSSVESDRVAEPWFQSTSRPKPIHSPRMTDWYGNVTDPIERLQVMGAMHQRGLDKCKDVMRNQAVANVANTVAPECGATFSNNGYPVDFTDVSRERDLRRQENMEYSEFPDGQKWHPYQNGEGAHQHPRTSHPSQMSNILHPNIQSPGSHGHEPWGQFCHGVLPHTPPMPRNVGVRGPRHTLLLQDRMPPRHCEFSEEAPRMMYHPTKLDIENVRASYTPPEHQMPRLLETSVNSIMDSASTIRIRREDDGPRWEPSTMNNRMSMDNLVPTTESSISRDKEHESRRSAERFESKKKSVSKQPLPGFHQAFGSTEIGRFSRSEFFVNMVGESGGNVEVADTESITVSTDRMSEVNGSTVTTATHGTSVITTTATTTIRSFDGDESEEASFDESNNDLVAPTSMGMYCSQPSIPRWHRPHIGAIGSEI